One window of the Camarhynchus parvulus chromosome 2, STF_HiC, whole genome shotgun sequence genome contains the following:
- the INTS8 gene encoding integrator complex subunit 8 gives MSAEAADREAATSSRPCTPPQTSWFEFVLEEALLEQHLQKPSPDPPPVQLIVQFLEQASKPSVNEQNQVQPPPDNKRNRILKLLALKVAAHLKWDLDVLEKSLSVPVLNMLLNELLCISKVPPGTKHVDVDLSSLPPTTAMAILLYNRWAIRTIVQSSFPVKQVKPGPPQLNVMNHIQQEKELTENILKVLKEQAADSILVLEGALKLNKDLYVHTIRTLDLLAMEPGMVNGETESSTAGLKISAEEIQCQVCYDLGAIYFQQGSTNAAVHEKAKEKFFKTKELIAKNGSSSLHFTIDEERLAGYCQACEVLTSSSDDASQQATPYSKIHSCMKSGKYQDLVKIFLEDNLTLSLPEQFRQSVLRELFQKAQQGNEALDEVCFKVCVCNTVCDVLQGRIIDIQFCQLFLKPSKEKIDFLLEVCSGSINLESASEELKRRMAAFLKNLCLGMEDLQFVFMISSHELFIKLLKDDERKLLIDQMRKRSPRINLCTKPVTSFYDIPASASVNIGQLEHQLILSVDPWRIRQILIELHGMTSERQFWTISNKWEVPNVYGSVILGIKDSLTRDLVYILMAKGLHCCAIKDFVHAKQLFAACLELVTEFSPKLRQVMLNEMLLLDIYTHEAGAGVSGERPPSDLISRVRGYLEMRVPDIPLRQVIAEECVAFLLNWCENEYLTMQVPLPLVQTNPYVKLGQLLAATCKELPGPKESRRTAKDLWEVVVQICSVSNQHKRGNDGRVSLIKHRESTLGIMYRSELLSFIKKLREPLVLTTILSLFVKLHNVREDIVNDIAAEHISIWPSSIPNLQSVDFEAVAITVKELVSYALTINANNHFWLIIQADIYFATNQYSAALHYYLQAGAVCSDFFNKMVPPDVYTDQVIKRMIKCCSLLNCHTQVAILCQFLREVDYKTAFKALQEQNSHDAMDSYYEYIWDVTILEYLTYLHHKRGETDKRQIAIKAIGQTELNASNPEEVLQLAAQRRKKKFLQAMAKLYF, from the exons ATGAGCGCGGAGGCGGCGGACCGGGAGGCAGCCACCTCCAGCCGGCCATGCACGCCGCCGCAGACGTCGTGGTTCGAGTTCGTGCTGGAGGAGgcgctgctggagcagcacctgcagaagCCCTCTCCCG atcCACCACCTGTGCAGCTGATTGTTCAGTTCTTGGAACAAGCTTCAAAACCATCTGTGAATGAACAGAACCAAGTCCAGCCACCACCTGATAACAAAAGAAACCGCATTCTAAAACTTCTTGCTCTCAAAGTTGCTGCTCATCTGAAGTGGGATTTGGATGTATTAGAAAAAAG cttgTCTGTTCCTGTATTGAACATGCTATTGAATGAACTTCTGTGTATCAGCAAAGTTCCCCCAGGAACTAAACATGTGGATGTAGATCTGTCCAGCTTACCCCCAACCACTGCAATGGCAATACTACTCTACAACAGATG GGCCATAAGGACCATCGTTCAAAGTAGTTTTCCTGTAAAGCAAGTGAAACCTGGTCCACCTCAGTTAAATGT TATGAATCATATTCAGCAAGAAAAGGAactaactgaaaatattttgaaagtg TTGAAGGAGCAGGCTGCTGATTCCATCCTGGTCCTGGAAGGAGCACTTAAATTAAACAAAGATCTTTATGTCCATACTATAAGAACTCTGGATTTATTGGCCATGGAACCTGGTATGGTGAATGGAGAAACAGAGAGTTCCACAGCTGGACTGAAAATCAGTGCAGAGGAGATACAGTGCCAG GTTTGCTATGATTTGGGTGCAATCTATTTCCAACAAGGATCTACAAATGCAGCTGTTCATGAAAAGGCTAAGGAaaagtttttcaaaacaaaggaGTTGATTGCAAAG AATGGCTCATCATCACTTCATTTTACCATAGATGAAGAACGGTTAGCTGGGTATTGTCAAGCTTGTGAAGTTCTTACTTCATCTTCTGATGATGCATCTCAACAGGCAACTCCTTACAGTAAAATCCACAGCTGTATGAAATCTGGCAAATATCAG GACTTAGTGAAGATATTCCTTGAAGATAACCTAACCCTCAGTTTGCCTGAACAATTCAGACAATCAGTGCTGAGAGAACTCTTCCAAAAAGCTCAGCAAGG GAATGAGGCTCTGGATGAAGTGTGTTTCAAAGTCTGCGTGTGCAACACAGTCTGCGATGTATTACAAGGCCGAATAATTGATATTCAGTTTTGTCAACTGTTCCTGAAAcccagcaaagagaaaatagaCTTCCTTCTTGAG gttTGTTCAGGGTCAATAAACTTGGAAAGTGCTTCTGAAGAATTGAAGAGAAGAATGGCAGCGTTTCTCAA aaACTTGTGTTTGGGCATGGAAGATCTTCAGTTTGTCTTCATGATTTCATCTCATGAGCTTTTCATAAAACTGCTGAAAGATGATGAACGGAAACTGCTCATTGACCAAATGCGAAAGAGATCTCCTCGAATCAATCTGTGCACAAAACCTGTGACTTCTTTTTATGATATCCCAG CTTCAGCAAGTGTCAATATTGGCCAGCTTGAACATCAGCTCATACTGTCAGTGGATCCTTGGAGGATTCGCCAGATCTTGATCGAGTTGCATGGTATGACCTCAGAACGCCAGTTCTGGACAATTTCTAATAAG TGGGAAGTACCAAATGTTTACGGCAGTGTTATTTTAGGAATCAAAGACAGTCTGACTAGGGATTTGGTCTACATCCTGATGGCCAAGGGATTGCACTGCTGTGCCATTAAG GATTTTGTCCATGCAAAACAACTTTTTGCTGCTTGCTTGGAGCTTGTGACAGAGTTCTCTCCAAAGCTCCGTCAGGTCATGCTGAATGAAATGCTACTGTTGGACATTTACACTCATGAAGCTGGAGCTGGTGTTTCTGGAGAGCGTCCTCCTTCTGATCTTATAAGCAGAGTCCGAGGATATTTGGAAATGAGAGTACCTG ATATTCCTCTTCGACAAGTTATAGCTGAAGAATGTGTTGCCTTCCTGTTAAACTGGTGTGAGAACGAGTATTTGACCATGCAAGTTCCATTACCTCTGGTTCAGACTAATCCTTATGTGAAG CTGGGTCAGTTGCTGGCTGCCACTTGCAAGGAACTGCCAGGTCCCAAAGAAAGCAGACGCACAGCTAAAGATCTCTGGGAAGTCGTTGTACAAATCTGCAGTGTATCCAACCAGCACAAACGTGGCAATGATGGAAGAGTGAGTTTGATAAAACACAGGGAGTCTACATTGGGTATTATGTACAG GAGTGAATTGTTGTCCTTCATCAAAAAGCTTCGG gAACCATTGGTTCTAACTACAATATTGTCCCTGTTTGTCAAACTTCATAATGTTCGG GAAGACATTGTGAATGATATTGCAGCAGAACACATTTCTATCTGGCCCTCATCCATCCCCAA tcttCAATCAGTGGACTTTGAAGCTGTAGCTATTACAGTAAAAGAGCTGGTCAGCTATGCCTTGACTATCAATGCAAACAACCACTTCTGGTTAATTATTCAGGCAGATATTTATTTTG CAACTAATCAGTATTCAGCAGCCCTTCACTATTACCTACAGGCAGGAGCTGTATGCTCAGACTTCTTTAATAAGATGGTGCCACCAGATGTGTACACAGACCAG GTGATAAAAAGAATGATCAAGTGTTGCTCTTTACTCAATTGTCACACCCAG GTAGCTATTTTGTGCCAGTTCCTCAGAGAAGTAGACTATAAAACTGCTTTTAAGGCACTGCAGGAACAGAACAG TCATGATGCCATGGATTCTTACTATGAATACATCTGGGATGTCACCATCTTGGAGTACTTGACAT ATCTCCACCACAAAAGAGGCGAGACAGACAAGCGGCAGATAGCA ATAAAAGCCATTGGCCAGACAGAGCTGAACGCCAGCAATCCCGAGGAAGTCCTACAGCTTGCtgctcagagaaggaaaaagaagttcCTTCAAGCGATGGCAAAACTTTACTTTTAG
- the CCNE2 gene encoding G1/S-specific cyclin-E2 isoform X2, producing the protein MSRRSSRLQAKQQQPLSCPEEAPQELQALDYLQTRKRRTAEEIKKREDGKIAKKHQYEIQSCWPPTITGGISPCIIIETPHKESVTTDFSRFKKYRFRNLFINPSPLPELNWGNSKDVWLNILTKENRYAHCKHFTSLHSSLQPHMRSILLDWLLEVCEVYALHRETFYLAQDFFDRFMLTQKNINKSMLQLIGITSLFIASKLEEIYAPKIQEFAYVTDGACSEEDIVRMELIMLKALKWELCPVTIVSWLNLYLQVDALKDVPKVLLPQYSQEKFIQIAQLLDLCILDVNSLDFQYRTLAAAALCHYTSIEIVKKASGLDWDSISECVQWMVPFVNVAKKVPVKLKNFKKVAAEDRHNIQTHTNYLDMLEEVNSAVVSTAPGQLSPVSTGGIITPPKSTEKK; encoded by the exons ATGTCAAGGCGCAG TAGCCGTTTGCAagccaaacagcagcagccactgtcCTGTCCAGAAGAGGCTCCACAAGAACTGCAAGCACTAGATTATCTCCAGAccagaaaaaggagaacagCAGAG GAAATTAAGAaaagagaagatggaaaaattgcaaaaaaacaTCAATACGAAATTCAG AGTTGTTGGCCCCCCACGATAACAGGAGGCATCTCGCCTTGCATAATTATTGAAACACCTCACAAAGAATCAGTAACCACTGACTTCTCGAGATTCAAAAAATACAGATTCAGGAACCTCTTCATAAATCCATCACCTTTGCCAGAACTCAA CTGGGGCAATTCCAAAGATGTCTGGCTCAACATCCTGACGAAGGAAAACAGATATGCTCACTGCAAACACTTCACATCACTACATTCTAGTTTGCAACCTCACATGAGATCCATACTGCTAGACTGGCTCTTAGAG GTGTGTGAGGTGTATGCACTCCACCGGGAAACCTTCTACCTAGCTCAAGACTTCTTTGACAGATTCATGTTGACACAAAAGAACATTAACAAGAGCATGCTTCAGCTCATAGGAATTACCTCATTATTTATTGCCTCCAAACTTGAG GAAATATACGCTCCTAAAATACAGGAATTTGCTTACGTCACTGATGGTGCTTGCAGTGAAGAAGATATTGTAAGAATGGAACTTATTATGTTAAAG GCTTTAAAATGGGAACTCTGTCCAGTGACAATTGTCTCTTGGCTGAACCTCTATCTTCAAGTGGATGCTCTGAAGGATGTTCCAAAAGTACTGCTACCTCAGTATTCTCAGGAAAAATTCATTCAAATAGCCCAG CTTTTAGACCTGTGTATTCTGGATGTGAATTCTTTGGACTTCCAGTACAGAACACTAGCCGCTGCAGCGCTCTGCCACTATACCTCAATCGAAATAGTTAAGAAAGCTTCAG GCTTAGATTGGGACAGCATTTCAGAGTGTGTACAATGGATGGTTCCTTTTGTCAATGTGGCAAAAAAGGTCCCTGTGAAGCTGAAGAACTTCAAGAAGGTTGCAGCGGAAGATCGACACAATATCCAGACCCACACAAATTATCTGGACATGCTG GAAGAAGTGAACAGTGCAGTAGTGTCTACTGCCCCAGGGCAGCTATCACCTGTGTCAACAGGAGGAATAATAACCCCTCccaaaagcacagagaagaaatga
- the CCNE2 gene encoding G1/S-specific cyclin-E2 isoform X1, with translation MSRRSSRLQAKQQQPLSCPEEAPQELQALDYLQTRKRRTAEQEIKKREDGKIAKKHQYEIQSCWPPTITGGISPCIIIETPHKESVTTDFSRFKKYRFRNLFINPSPLPELNWGNSKDVWLNILTKENRYAHCKHFTSLHSSLQPHMRSILLDWLLEVCEVYALHRETFYLAQDFFDRFMLTQKNINKSMLQLIGITSLFIASKLEEIYAPKIQEFAYVTDGACSEEDIVRMELIMLKALKWELCPVTIVSWLNLYLQVDALKDVPKVLLPQYSQEKFIQIAQLLDLCILDVNSLDFQYRTLAAAALCHYTSIEIVKKASGLDWDSISECVQWMVPFVNVAKKVPVKLKNFKKVAAEDRHNIQTHTNYLDMLEEVNSAVVSTAPGQLSPVSTGGIITPPKSTEKK, from the exons ATGTCAAGGCGCAG TAGCCGTTTGCAagccaaacagcagcagccactgtcCTGTCCAGAAGAGGCTCCACAAGAACTGCAAGCACTAGATTATCTCCAGAccagaaaaaggagaacagCAGAG CAGGAAATTAAGAaaagagaagatggaaaaattgcaaaaaaacaTCAATACGAAATTCAG AGTTGTTGGCCCCCCACGATAACAGGAGGCATCTCGCCTTGCATAATTATTGAAACACCTCACAAAGAATCAGTAACCACTGACTTCTCGAGATTCAAAAAATACAGATTCAGGAACCTCTTCATAAATCCATCACCTTTGCCAGAACTCAA CTGGGGCAATTCCAAAGATGTCTGGCTCAACATCCTGACGAAGGAAAACAGATATGCTCACTGCAAACACTTCACATCACTACATTCTAGTTTGCAACCTCACATGAGATCCATACTGCTAGACTGGCTCTTAGAG GTGTGTGAGGTGTATGCACTCCACCGGGAAACCTTCTACCTAGCTCAAGACTTCTTTGACAGATTCATGTTGACACAAAAGAACATTAACAAGAGCATGCTTCAGCTCATAGGAATTACCTCATTATTTATTGCCTCCAAACTTGAG GAAATATACGCTCCTAAAATACAGGAATTTGCTTACGTCACTGATGGTGCTTGCAGTGAAGAAGATATTGTAAGAATGGAACTTATTATGTTAAAG GCTTTAAAATGGGAACTCTGTCCAGTGACAATTGTCTCTTGGCTGAACCTCTATCTTCAAGTGGATGCTCTGAAGGATGTTCCAAAAGTACTGCTACCTCAGTATTCTCAGGAAAAATTCATTCAAATAGCCCAG CTTTTAGACCTGTGTATTCTGGATGTGAATTCTTTGGACTTCCAGTACAGAACACTAGCCGCTGCAGCGCTCTGCCACTATACCTCAATCGAAATAGTTAAGAAAGCTTCAG GCTTAGATTGGGACAGCATTTCAGAGTGTGTACAATGGATGGTTCCTTTTGTCAATGTGGCAAAAAAGGTCCCTGTGAAGCTGAAGAACTTCAAGAAGGTTGCAGCGGAAGATCGACACAATATCCAGACCCACACAAATTATCTGGACATGCTG GAAGAAGTGAACAGTGCAGTAGTGTCTACTGCCCCAGGGCAGCTATCACCTGTGTCAACAGGAGGAATAATAACCCCTCccaaaagcacagagaagaaatga